The region ATCCAAAATCCAAAATTCTCAACGCTCAACGCTCAATTCTCAAACGGTACATAATGATCGCCCCCGCCGTCGCCACATTGAAACTCTTGATCCCCGGTTCCATCTCGATCTGCAGTACCGCGTCGCACTTTTCGAGCACTTCTTCGGGCACCCCCTCCTCCTCATTACCCAAAATCAGCGCCCAGCGCTTCGGAACGGGCCCGAACCTCGCCAGAGGCACCGCTTCGGGTGTCGCTTCCGCCGCCAGGAGGGTATAGCCCAGCTCACGCAGTCGCTCCATCGTCTGCAAAATATCCTCATAGCAGTGGACCTTCAGGCGGGTCACGTGCCCGGTGCTCACCCGGATGGCCCGGCGTCCGTAGGGGTGGGGCCCGGAGCTCGGCACCACGTAGCCCCCGACACCCAGCGCCGCGGCGGAGCGGGCGATCGCCCCGACATTCTCCAGATTATTGAGCCGG is a window of Nitratifractor salsuginis DSM 16511 DNA encoding:
- a CDS encoding TrmH family RNA methyltransferase → MEIIELETLELPELRPYATLRGNLFDKDGSFVADSPRVVGQLLGSGLEFKSLLCTPEYLEKERERIEAAGVPKVYLGSRELLERIVGHSIHHNVMAHLKRPTNVPLEELPDRVVMLTRLNNLENVGAIARSAAALGVGGYVVPSSGPHPYGRRAIRVSTGHVTRLKVHCYEDILQTMERLRELGYTLLAAEATPEAVPLARFGPVPKRWALILGNEEEGVPEEVLEKCDAVLQIEMEPGIKSFNVATAGAIIMYRLRIER